A portion of the Calliphora vicina chromosome 5, idCalVici1.1, whole genome shotgun sequence genome contains these proteins:
- the eIF6 gene encoding eukaryotic translation initiation factor 6, with the protein MALRVQFENNDDIGVFSKLTNSYCIVAIGGSEAFYSVYEAELAETIPVVHASIGGCRIIGRLAVGNRNGLLVPSSTTDVELQHLRNSLPDTVKIQRVEERLSALGNVIACNDYVALVHPDLDKETEEIIGDVLNVEVFRQTIADNTLVGSYTVLSNQGGMVHPKTTIEDQDELSSLLQVPLVAGTVNRGSEVLAAGMVVNDWISFVGMNTTATEISVIESVFKLNQAQPSTVTTKLRAALIEDMS; encoded by the coding sequence ATGGCTCTTCGTgttcaatttgaaaataatgacGATATTGGCGTCTTCAGTAAATTAACAAATTCCTACTGCATTGTGGCTATTGGGGGGTCCGAGGCATTTTACAGTGTGTATGAAGCAGAATTAGCAGAGACGATTCCAGTTGTTCATGCGAGCATTGGTGGATGCCGCATAATTGGTCGCCTAGCAGTTGGAAATCGTAATGGTTTATTAGTTCCGAGTTCAACTACAGACGTTGAATTACAGCATTTGCGCAACAGTTTACCAGACACTGTTAAAATTCAACGTGTTGAAGAACGGTTATCTGCCCTTGGTAATGTTATTGCCTGCAATGATTATGTTGCCCTGGTGCATCCAGATCTTGACAAAGAAACCGAGGAAATCATAGGAGATGTTTTAAATGTTGAAGTTTTCCGTCAGACTATAGCCGACAACACATTAGTTGGTTCATATACAGTTCTTAGCAATCAAGGAGGCATGGTTCATCCAAAGACTACCATAGAAGATCAGGATGAGTTGTCGTCATTGCTACAAGTTCCGTTGGTAGCTGGTACAGTAAATCGTGGCAGCGAAGTTTTAGCTGCCGGCATGGTTGTTAATGACTGGATTTCATTTGTTGGAATGAACACTACTGCTACTGAAATTTCTGTTATTGAAAGTGTGTTTAAATTGAATCAAGCTCAGCCTTCAACAGTTACAACAAAATTACGTGCTGCCCTCATAGAGGATATGTCATAA
- the ytr gene encoding U4/U6.U5 small nuclear ribonucleoprotein 27 kDa protein, protein MGRSPSPSHRRREKERSERKKRRERRSRERERDRDPEVVPSSSTGRTLRRRSPHRHDRDRDRSRSRSRERERSERNSRRRSRSRSHGHASTSASTSTRRRAGTSSREERPKISEADLEGKSPEEVEMLKTMGFCTFDTTKNRKVEGNDVGEVHVILKRKYRQYMNRKGGFNRPLDFVA, encoded by the exons ATGGGTCGCAGTCCATCTCCGTCGCATAGAAGGCGTGAAAAAGAACGTTCCGAACGTAAAAAAAGAAGAGAACGCCGATCACGAGAACGTGAAAGGGACCGCGACCCGGAGGTGGTACCATCAAGCAGTACTGGCCGTACATTAAGGCGCAGGTCACCGCATCGCCACGACCGTGATAGAGATCGCAGCCGGAGCCGGAGTCGGGAAAGAGAACGTAGTGAAAGGAATAGCAGACGACGGTCGAG GTCTCGTTCACATGGTCATGCTTCTACCTCAGCGTCAACATCTACACGCCGCCGTGCTGGTACCAGTTCACGTGAAGAACGTCCCAAAATTAGTGAAGCCGATTTGGAGGGAAAATCGCCTGAAGAAGTTGAAATGCTTAAAACAATGGGTTTCTGTACGTTCGACACAACAAAAAATCGTAAAGTTGAGGGCAATGATGTCGGAGAAGTACATGTAATCCTAAAACGCAAGTACCGTCAATATATGAATCGTAAAGGTGGCTTCAACCGTCCTTTGGATTTTGTAGCATAG
- the AGBE gene encoding 1,4-alpha-glucan-branching enzyme, whose amino-acid sequence MDPMKVDVKEIENILKLDPYLKPFEREIRRRSGVLQEWIGKIDKLEGGMDTFSQGYKYYGLHFLPDNSVVAREWAPGAKDVYLTGDFNNWQWEATPYKKLDFGKWELHIPANADGTAPIKHLSEIKVIIRNQAGQLLDRLSPWAKYVKQPPKEANQGVNFKQYVWNPPENECYKFKYPKAKRPKSLRIYECHVGIASQEPCVGSYDNFANNIIPRIKKQGYNAIQVMAIMEHAYYASFGYQVTSFFAASSRCGTPDQLKRMIDVAHANGLYVLLDVVHSHASKNVQDGLNQFDGTNSCYFHDGKRGEHALWDSRLFNYMEYEVLRFLLSNLRWWHDEYKFDGYRFDGVTSMLYHSRGIGEGFSGDYNEYFGLNVDTDALNYLALANHMLHTQNPDCITIAEDVSGMPTLCRPNIEGGIGFDYRLAMAIPDKWIELLKECPDDQWNIGDIVHTLTNRRWKENTVAYAESHDQALVGDKTIAFWLMDKEMYTHMSVISEPNLIIDRGIALHKMIRMITHALGGEAYLNFMGNEFGHPEWLDFPRAGNNDSYHYARRQWNLVDDPMLKYKYLNEFDRAMNELEERFGWLHSDPAYVSWKHEGDKFIVFERAGLVFVFNFHPTQSFTGYRVGTNWAGTYKIALSSDDEQFGGFNRLDKNCKHITRAENYAGRQNFFEVYAPARTVVVYEHIND is encoded by the exons ATGGATCCAATGAAAGTTGATgttaaagaaattgaaaatatattgaaattagatCCATATTTGAAACCATTTGAACGCGAAATTAGGAGAAG gaGTGGAGTTTTACAAGAATGGATTGGAAAAATAGATAAACTAGAAGGTGGAATGGACACATTTTCTCAGGGTTATAAATACTATGGTCTTCATTTTTTACCCGATAACTCTGTTGTCGCCAGGGAATGGGCTCCAGGTGCCAAAGATGTTTATTTAACAGGAGATTTCA atAATTGGCAGTGGGAAGCTACACCATATAAGAAATTAGATTTTGGTAAATGGGAACTGCATATTCCTGCTAATGCGGACGGAACTGCACCCATTAAACATTTAAGTGAGATTAAAGTAATTATACGCAATCAAGCTGGCCAGCTTTTGGATCGATTATCGCCGTGGGCAAAATACGTGAAGCAACCACCCAAAGAGGCTAATCAGGGTGTTAACTTTAAACAGTATGTTTGGAATCCGCCGGAAAACGAATGCTATAAATTTAAGTATCCAAAAGCTAAAAGACCAAAATCTTTACGTATTTATGAATGTCATGTGGGAATAGCTTCGCAAGAACCCTGCGTTGGTTCGTATGACAACTTTGCAAATAATATTATACCGCGCATTAAAAAGCAGGGATATAATGCCATACAAGTTATGGCTATAATGGAACATGCTTATTATGCTAGTTTTGGTTATCAAGTGACTAGCTTTTTTGCTGCCTCCAGCCGCTGCGGCACCCCAGATCAACTTAAGCGAATGATAGATGTGGCACATGCTAATGGTTTATACGTTTTATTGGATGTTGTTCACTCACACGCCAGTAAAAACGTTCAGGACGGTTTAAATCAATTTGATGGCACTAATAGTTGTTACTTTCATGATGGTAAGCGGGGAGAACATGCGCTATGGGACAGTCGCCTATTCAATTATATGGAATATGAAGTGTTACGATTTCTGTTGTCAAATTTAAGATGGTGGCACGATGAATATAAATTCGATGGATACAG atTTGATGGCGTCACTTCAATGCTATATCATTCTCGTGGTATTGGTGAGGGCTTCAGCGGTGATTACAATGAATACTTTGGGCTTAATGTAGATACGGACGCTTTGAACTACTTAGCATTAGCTAATCATATGTTACACACCCAAAATCCCGATTGTATAACAATTGCTGAG GATGTATCCGGTATGCCTACGCTGTGCCGTCCCAATATCGAAGGTGGTATTGGTTTTGATTATCGTTTAGCCATGGCCATTCCAGACAAATGGATTGAACTGCTTAAAGAATGCCCTGATGATCAGTGGAATATTGGCGATATAGTTCACACTCTTACTAATCGTCGATGGAAGGAAAATACAGTAGCTTATGCGGAATCACACGACCAGGCATTGGTTGGTGATAAAACCATAGCATTTTGGCTGATGGACAAAGAAATGTATACCCATATGTCCGTTATTTCTGAACCAAACTTAATTATTGATCGAGGTATCGCTTTACACAAAATGATACGTATGATAACACATGCACTAGGTGGTGAAGCATACctcaattttatgggaaatgAATTTGGTCATCCAGAATGGCTAGATTTTCCTCGAGCTGGTAATAACGATTCATATCATTATGCACGTAGACAATGGAATTTAGTAGATGATCCTATGTTgaagtataaatatttaaatgaatttgatcGTGCAATGAATGAATTGGAAGAACGATTTGGCTGGTTACATTCCGATCCAGCTTATGTCAGTTGGAAGCATGAAGGtgataaatttatagttttcgaACGCGCTGGTTTAgtgtttgttttcaattttcatCCTACTCAAAGTTTTACCGGCTATCGAGTTGGTACCAACTGGGCCGGCACCTATAAAATTGCTTTATCATCTGATGATGAGCAGTTTGGTGGTTTCAATCGCCTCGATAAAAATTGCAAACATATTACAAGAGCAGAAAATTACGCTGGCCGCCAAAACTTTTTTGAGGTGTATGCACCAGCACGCACTGTTGTTGTATATGAACATATTAATGACTAG